A region of Oncorhynchus masou masou isolate Uvic2021 chromosome 29, UVic_Omas_1.1, whole genome shotgun sequence DNA encodes the following proteins:
- the LOC135520920 gene encoding uncharacterized protein LOC135520920 — translation MSSAHQLTLDTCTKGVIKQVISVLRVETSKEVKCESISNASFDFNQKLDSIISKLESLTISSDVTSAKIATLTRSRSAASRTSNISFQSFHSAEFRATAKQNVREAIIRAASEANCSLPQSMPSSTFSHHVVSTTEDIVNMIMQDLESLSQYTVEDADSFPLGEKKLQSQLNPRVVFDTLLDAAQTMYHRVKDRLNLFLSFPPVSVTTAKDVLDSTPVETLRCSKSPDTALVKDRSRPPSVRSEKPFSKVSLTKRSKALVSSSGSSTDHHVIDTCSEDVTLPPRSMSVVSDTSLKRASPLHGSGLSESCEPLVALQDGTVAVSQEGFSKTAKKTLSLILNVIKCRLANSESSSVGQNASEECLIATNMLDSLLESLDMLPDMSAANEITRTECHTSNAMDKTGSQSALVNQQEINISDTSIIVKTIMDTLKTDDPEMTSAEETLDRLLSIEALQDASGNLIAKVHGLIQEITISRQLQSTTGHRSLSQPALPKPALRKLSKDDASELVYNFAQTSVSRLLGQCLGRPMPPTADRVLDQVIKLMTDMVMDSLTDLSKSAMEDGK, via the coding sequence ATGTCCTCAGCCCACCAGCTCACCCTCGACACCTGCACTAAAGGCGTCATCAAACAGGTGATCTCGGTGCTGAGGGTGGAGACTTCAAAGGAAGTCAAATGCGAGAGCATATCAAATGCATCCTTCGACTTCAACCAGAAGTTGGACTCGATAATTTCGAAATTGGAGAGCCTCACCATTTCGAGTGACGTGACGTCAGCCAAGATTGCCACGCTCACGCGATCTCGTAGTGCAGCCAGCAGAACCTCCAACATTTCCTTCCAGAGCTTTCACAGTGCTGAGTTCCGAGCTACGGCCAAACAGAATGTGCGTGAGGCCATTATCAGAGCTGCTAGCGAAGCCAACTGTTCTTTGCCACAGAGCATGCCTAGCAGCACCTTCTCACACCATGTGGTTTCTACAACTGAAGATATAGTGAATATGATCATGCAAGACCTTGAAAGTCTATCCCAGTACACAGTGGAGGACGCAGACTCCTTCCCACTAGGAGAGAAAAAGCTGCAGTCCCAGCTCAATCCCAGAGTTGTCTTTGACACCTTATTGGATGCTGCTCAAACCATGTACCACAGAGTAAAGGATAGACTGAACCTATTTTTGTCTTTTCCACCCGTGTCAGTCACCACAGCCAAAGATGTGCTGGACTCCACCCCTGTGGAGACACTCAGATGCTCAAAGTCCCCTGACACTGCTCTTGTTAAGGACAGGAGCCGCCCCCCGTCTGTGAGAAGTGAGAAGCCATTTTCAAAAGTCAGTTTGACTAAAAGGTCTAAAGCCCTTGTGTCTTCGAGTGGCTCCTCCACAGACCACCATGTAATTGACACATGCAGTGAGGATGTCACTCTGCCCCCTAGGAGTATGTCAGTTGTGAGCGACACCAGTTTGAAGagagcctctcctctccatggTAGTGGATTGAGTGAAAGTTGTGAACCTCTTGTGGCTCTACAAGACGGAACAGTGGCAGTCAGCCAAGAAGGCTTTAGCAAAACTGCAAAGAAGACGCTAAGCTTGATCCTAAATGTGATCAAGTGCAGATTGGCCAACTCTGAGAGTTCATCTGTTGGGCAGAATGCAAGTGAGGAGTGTCTGATAGCCACTAACATGTTAGACTCTCTACTGGAGAGCCTTGACATGTTGCCTGACATGAGTGCTGCCAATGAGATCACAAGAACAGAATGCCATACCTCTAACGCAATGGACAAGACAGGTTCACAGTCAGCGCTTGTGAATCAACAAGAAATAAACATATCTGACACCAGTATCATAGTGAAAACTATAATGGATACATTGAAGACAGACGACCCAGAGATGACTTCAGCAGAAGAAACTCTGGATAGGCTCCTGTCAATTGAAGCCCTTCAAGATGCGTCTGGCAACCTGATCGCAAAGGTCCATGGTCTCATTCAGGAGATAACCATAAGCCGCCAGCTTCAATCCACGACTGGCCACAGAAGCCTCTCTCAACCGGCGCTGCCAAAGCCAGCACTGAGGAAGCTGTCAAAGGACGATGCGTCAGAGCTCGTTTACAACTTTGCCCAGACTTCTGTTAGCAGACTCCTGGGACAGTGTTTGGGTAGGCCTATGCCACCCACCGCTGACAGGGTTTTGGATCAGGTCATCAAGTTGATGACAGACATGGTGATGGACAGCCTGACTGATCTGTCCAAGTCTGCAATGGAGGATGGTAAGTGA